One Candidatus Cloacimonadota bacterium genomic region harbors:
- a CDS encoding response regulator: MDKLKISVLYCEDEVLVMRSISKLIERKVEKLFTAVDGEEGFKLFMEHKPDIVITDIRMPKLNGLDMIEKMKITSPRSKFVIVSAYGQSDYFQRAIDMGVNGFLLKPLNKDKLYHMIDEFADSVLLKEQIADEKYVRKQTEQELVNVNRMLRVVNECNEALVRIQDKQVLLNRICDIIVDIGGYPFAWIGKVHHNESKSIENVAQSGFDASSLKEMDLSWDMENGPDSPISSAINKKRIVVFNKLKKSQPFFPCIKEQSATIQFSSLVAIPILFNSSIYGALTIYSSEKDAFDESEQKLLQELADDLAYGLKHLKLEEKQEQSMIDLQKSNENLEKLLQQIVDSLTSLVEIRDPYTSGHQKRVALIAEKIAQKFNLPEDQIKGLYIAGLVHDIGKIYVPAEILSKPGRLTEPEFSIIKSHPQAGYDILKKVEFPWPVSTIVVQHHEREDGSGYPNGVKGKEILLEAKILAVSDVVEAMSSHRPYRAARGIDEAILEIKKNSGKLYDKKIVDVCVELFEKDHFSLPKTQL, from the coding sequence ATGGATAAATTGAAGATATCGGTTTTATATTGTGAGGATGAAGTTCTTGTTATGAGATCAATTTCAAAGTTGATCGAACGAAAAGTAGAAAAATTATTCACAGCTGTTGATGGTGAGGAAGGGTTCAAACTATTCATGGAACATAAGCCGGATATCGTAATAACAGACATTCGTATGCCCAAACTCAATGGACTTGATATGATAGAAAAGATGAAGATAACGAGTCCGAGAAGTAAGTTTGTAATTGTTTCTGCATATGGGCAGTCAGATTATTTTCAGAGGGCGATAGATATGGGGGTGAATGGATTTCTGTTAAAACCACTGAATAAAGATAAATTATATCATATGATCGATGAGTTTGCAGATTCAGTTCTCCTCAAAGAGCAAATTGCCGATGAAAAGTATGTACGTAAACAAACTGAACAGGAGTTGGTTAATGTAAACAGGATGCTGAGGGTAGTTAATGAATGCAATGAAGCACTTGTCAGAATACAGGATAAGCAAGTACTCCTCAACAGGATTTGCGACATTATTGTTGATATTGGGGGATATCCCTTTGCATGGATAGGGAAAGTTCACCATAATGAAAGCAAATCAATTGAAAATGTTGCACAAAGTGGATTTGATGCGTCCTCTCTTAAAGAAATGGATCTATCGTGGGATATGGAGAATGGACCGGATTCCCCGATTAGCAGTGCAATAAACAAGAAACGTATTGTTGTTTTTAATAAACTCAAGAAATCGCAACCCTTCTTTCCGTGCATTAAGGAGCAGTCAGCCACGATTCAATTTTCTTCACTCGTTGCGATCCCAATTTTGTTCAACAGCTCAATTTATGGTGCCCTTACAATTTATTCTTCGGAGAAAGATGCCTTTGACGAGTCAGAGCAGAAATTACTGCAAGAACTCGCAGATGATCTTGCATATGGTCTTAAGCATCTCAAACTTGAAGAGAAGCAGGAACAATCCATGATCGATCTGCAAAAGAGTAATGAAAATCTTGAGAAGCTTCTCCAACAGATAGTTGATTCTCTAACTTCTCTCGTTGAAATACGCGATCCCTATACATCTGGACACCAGAAAAGAGTAGCACTCATTGCCGAAAAGATTGCTCAGAAATTCAATCTCCCAGAAGATCAGATAAAGGGTTTGTATATTGCAGGATTAGTTCATGATATAGGAAAAATTTATGTTCCTGCTGAAATTCTCAGTAAACCTGGACGATTAACCGAACCTGAATTTAGTATAATAAAATCCCATCCCCAAGCTGGTTATGATATTCTAAAAAAAGTAGAATTTCCATGGCCTGTTTCAACTATTGTTGTTCAGCATCATGAGAGGGAGGACGGCAGCGGTTATCCAAATGGCGTTAAGGGAAAGGAAATACTTCTCGAGGCAAAGATACTTGCCGTTTCTGATGTGGTTGAAGCTATGTCATCACATCGTCCCTACCGAGCTGCAAGAGGAATCGATGAAGCCATACTGGAGATAAAGAAGAACAGCGGTAAGCTTTATGATAAAAAGATAGTTGATGTATGTGTGGAATTATTTGAGAAAGATCATTTCTCCCTTCCGAAAACTCAGTTATAA
- a CDS encoding response regulator, which translates to MKTILIVDDEQDTLNFLSYMLPKRGYAAVTADNGFDALQIIREQHIDLVLSDIAMPDMDGYELYSQIRNFDDRIPIVMMTGFGYDPNHVLVKARKDGLHDIIFKPFEIDDLVQMIKKAIDSKITNN; encoded by the coding sequence ATGAAAACAATACTCATAGTTGATGACGAGCAGGACACACTGAACTTCCTCTCATACATGCTCCCCAAAAGAGGTTATGCTGCAGTTACAGCAGACAATGGTTTTGATGCACTCCAGATCATACGTGAACAGCACATTGATCTTGTTCTTAGTGATATTGCCATGCCGGACATGGATGGTTATGAACTCTATTCTCAGATAAGAAATTTCGATGACCGCATACCCATAGTCATGATGACAGGTTTCGGATACGATCCAAACCACGTGCTTGTAAAAGCAAGGAAAGATGGGCTGCATGACATCATATTTAAGCCCTTTGAGATCGACGACCTTGTTCAAATGATCAAGAAGGCAATAGATTCAAAAATAACGAATAACTGA
- a CDS encoding OsmC family protein: MKAKVTLIDKLQFSAVADSNHPIIVDAGKEMSYDKGPRPKELVLMGLISCTGMDVVSLLNKMRVPYKDVTITADAESTDEHPKIFKKINITYTIIGDDIDEKKVEKAISLSQERYCGVTAMLEKSSDITYSYNIEKPKAD, encoded by the coding sequence ATGAAAGCAAAAGTGACATTAATTGACAAGCTTCAATTCAGCGCAGTAGCGGATTCCAACCACCCCATAATTGTAGATGCAGGTAAGGAGATGAGTTACGATAAAGGTCCAAGACCAAAAGAACTTGTTCTCATGGGCTTAATAAGCTGTACCGGCATGGACGTTGTTTCTTTACTCAATAAAATGCGTGTTCCCTACAAAGATGTTACGATCACCGCTGATGCGGAATCAACAGATGAGCACCCGAAGATATTTAAAAAAATAAACATTACATATACGATAATCGGAGATGATATTGATGAGAAAAAAGTTGAGAAAGCTATCTCACTCTCGCAGGAGCGCTATTGCGGCGTGACTGCTATGCTTGAAAAATCATCAGACATCACATATTCATATAATATTGAAAAACCAAAAGCGGACTGA
- a CDS encoding phosphoribosylaminoimidazolesuccinocarboxamide synthase, which yields MAQLKDLLPLRQGKVRDIYDFDDELIIVASDRISAFDYVLLNTIPDKGKILNQIAAYWFNKTQSLIPNHVISTQVKDFPEILRNVTDDLEKRSMLVKKAEKFPVECIVRGYITGSGWKDYLKTGAVCGIVLPRGLQESEKLPEPLFTPSTKAEQGHDENISFEAMKQIVNTELAEKIKQISLDLYSFAHDNLIAKDIILADTKFEFGLYNNKIILIDEIFTPDSSRFWDKNEYQPGTSQKSFDKQFVRDYLLSRGIQHKKNITSDDEILHLPDEIIQKTREKYMQAFTKITGRTVL from the coding sequence ATGGCACAACTAAAAGACCTGCTCCCTCTCAGGCAAGGTAAGGTGCGTGATATCTACGATTTCGATGATGAACTTATCATTGTTGCTTCAGACAGGATTTCTGCTTTTGACTACGTTCTGCTGAACACTATTCCTGACAAAGGAAAGATATTGAATCAGATTGCTGCTTACTGGTTTAACAAGACCCAATCGCTTATTCCTAATCATGTGATCTCAACACAAGTTAAGGATTTTCCCGAAATCCTCCGCAATGTTACAGATGATCTTGAAAAACGCTCAATGCTGGTAAAAAAAGCTGAGAAATTTCCCGTCGAATGCATTGTTCGAGGTTATATAACAGGTAGCGGATGGAAGGATTATCTTAAGACAGGTGCAGTATGCGGTATTGTTTTACCGAGGGGATTACAAGAATCTGAAAAACTACCTGAACCCCTTTTCACACCTTCAACAAAAGCTGAACAAGGACATGATGAGAACATCAGCTTTGAAGCAATGAAGCAGATCGTAAATACTGAACTTGCTGAAAAAATCAAACAGATAAGTCTCGACCTTTATTCTTTTGCTCATGACAATCTTATAGCAAAGGACATCATCCTTGCTGATACAAAATTTGAATTTGGTCTCTATAACAATAAGATCATCCTGATCGATGAGATCTTCACACCTGATTCTTCACGTTTCTGGGATAAGAATGAGTATCAACCCGGAACATCGCAGAAAAGCTTTGATAAGCAATTTGTTCGGGACTATCTTCTATCGAGGGGAATTCAACATAAGAAAAATATAACATCAGACGATGAAATCCTGCATCTTCCTGATGAGATCATTCAAAAAACCCGTGAGAAGTATATGCAGGCTTTTACAAAGATAACCGGACGTACTGTTTTATGA
- the uvrC gene encoding excinuclease ABC subunit UvrC: MKSAVREKLKLIPHNPGVYLMKNSKGGIIYVGKAKNLKKRVSSYFNRNSFDLPRTEVLVSRIADLDYIVTRSEMDALILEDTLIKKHRPKFNVSLKDDKRYPYLKITMKEAFPRVVVTRSVDRDGSKYFGPYTEARSVRHTLMLLEKIFKLRTCTKYIPKEVKQENADRACLNFQINKCDAPCIGNVSYEDYRERIDQVILFLKGKTDAIISKLKEKMEQASIEQKFEKASGIRDQIMEISHISKKQIMSNQSLADADVIGIARFESACCSVILKIRDGKLIKKEHYFLENTDEANLPLILSRFITHYYNYREDIPSQLITQEVPDDNELLTELLKTKIYIPQKGDKKKLVDMAKHNAFLLVEEKRLAHIKSSQRTVFAVKELKEKLRMDKLPRTIAAFDVSNLFGEDAVASMVFFDNGKPKKNQYRRFKIKFVPGIDDYKMMNEAVTRYLSHLKDKDVEMPDLILIDGGKGQLSAAHSALNKSNYGISLFSIAKRLEEIFKPGKHEPIIIPKTSYALKLLQQIRDEAHRFAITYHKNLRDKKIQYSELDGIEGIGEKRKLLLLSYFGSVEKLRDATLEELSCVPGISDKIAQKIKFSLQKPEIN; this comes from the coding sequence ATGAAATCCGCAGTCCGGGAAAAACTAAAACTTATTCCGCATAATCCGGGCGTTTACTTGATGAAGAACAGCAAAGGTGGGATCATCTATGTGGGCAAAGCAAAAAATCTAAAAAAACGGGTTTCCTCTTACTTTAATAGGAACAGCTTCGATCTCCCACGCACAGAGGTACTTGTAAGCAGAATTGCTGATCTCGATTATATCGTGACGCGCAGTGAGATGGATGCACTGATCCTCGAAGACACCCTTATCAAGAAACATCGTCCGAAATTCAATGTATCATTGAAAGATGACAAGCGTTATCCCTACCTCAAGATCACGATGAAAGAAGCTTTTCCGCGCGTAGTCGTAACTAGATCAGTTGATCGAGACGGATCAAAGTATTTTGGACCTTATACAGAAGCACGTTCTGTTCGACATACATTGATGCTCCTTGAGAAGATCTTTAAATTACGCACCTGCACGAAGTACATACCTAAAGAGGTCAAACAAGAAAATGCAGATCGCGCATGTCTCAACTTCCAGATCAATAAATGTGATGCACCATGCATTGGAAATGTCTCATACGAGGATTATCGTGAACGGATCGACCAAGTAATACTTTTTTTAAAAGGAAAGACCGATGCCATTATTTCAAAGCTGAAGGAAAAAATGGAACAAGCGTCAATAGAGCAAAAGTTTGAAAAGGCATCCGGGATACGAGACCAGATCATGGAAATCTCCCATATATCTAAGAAGCAGATCATGAGCAATCAATCGCTAGCGGATGCAGATGTGATCGGAATAGCTCGTTTTGAATCTGCATGTTGCAGCGTAATTTTGAAGATTCGAGACGGGAAGTTGATAAAAAAAGAACATTACTTTCTCGAAAACACCGATGAAGCAAACCTGCCACTTATACTTTCCCGTTTCATTACTCATTACTACAATTACCGAGAAGATATTCCATCGCAGCTCATTACACAAGAAGTACCGGATGATAACGAGCTTCTTACTGAATTATTAAAAACAAAAATATACATTCCACAAAAAGGGGATAAAAAGAAACTCGTGGACATGGCAAAACATAATGCCTTTTTACTCGTTGAGGAAAAGAGACTCGCTCATATAAAATCATCACAGAGAACCGTGTTTGCGGTGAAGGAGTTAAAAGAAAAACTTCGGATGGATAAACTTCCCAGGACGATTGCCGCTTTCGATGTTTCGAATCTCTTTGGTGAAGATGCAGTAGCTTCGATGGTTTTTTTTGATAATGGTAAGCCTAAGAAAAACCAATATCGTAGATTTAAAATTAAATTTGTACCCGGAATTGATGATTATAAAATGATGAACGAAGCTGTTACAAGATATCTCAGTCACCTTAAAGATAAAGATGTGGAGATGCCGGATTTAATCCTCATTGATGGCGGAAAGGGACAACTCTCTGCAGCTCACTCCGCACTTAACAAAAGTAATTATGGCATTTCACTTTTCTCTATCGCAAAACGTCTCGAAGAGATATTCAAGCCGGGAAAGCATGAGCCGATCATTATTCCGAAAACATCATACGCACTGAAATTACTCCAGCAGATAAGAGATGAAGCTCATCGGTTTGCGATTACCTATCACAAGAACCTTCGAGATAAAAAAATACAATATTCTGAACTTGATGGAATAGAAGGTATCGGCGAAAAAAGAAAACTCCTGCTCCTGTCATATTTCGGATCGGTTGAGAAGTTGCGGGATGCCACGCTCGAAGAGTTAAGCTGTGTGCCGGGTATTAGTGATAAAATCGCTCAAAAAATTAAGTTCTCATTACAAAAACCTGAGATAAATTAG
- a CDS encoding trypsin-like peptidase domain-containing protein, whose translation MDLKKLFLLIIILLSINILVLKFNDITKKDSSSIEMMNVSQPQVQNYSLRDTIDFDKRMLENDEVTVSRRNGITKAIEKIKPTVVSVNVIQTQVVQTNPFNSLFFDFYRGFLPRTYTREVQNLGSGVIISEDGYAITNSHVVQNASEIKVFLSDGRNFEAELIGSDDVNDIAVIKLKEIEADLPRAYLGDSDDLIIGEWTIALGNPFGYLIKDSEPTVTVGVVSALNRNFHSKEDRIYKKMIQTDAAINPGNSGGPLVNVNGEIIGINTFIFSKSGGSLGIGFAIPSNRVKNIVQEIIKYGGIRSIWFGFKVQDITPSIANSLGLKSSNGVIITYIDENGPADNAGLKRGDIITSIDSQEIKDVNDAEFAVSDLRIGEEISIEIIRDGKDMTKNLTPQEYQDKKGTFFKL comes from the coding sequence ATGGATTTGAAAAAGCTGTTTCTGTTGATTATTATACTTCTGAGTATTAATATTTTAGTACTCAAGTTCAATGATATCACGAAGAAAGATTCATCTTCAATCGAAATGATGAATGTTTCCCAGCCGCAAGTGCAAAATTATTCACTACGGGATACCATCGATTTTGACAAGAGAATGCTGGAGAATGATGAAGTTACTGTTTCCCGCAGAAATGGCATCACAAAGGCGATAGAAAAGATCAAACCTACAGTAGTAAGTGTAAATGTTATACAAACTCAGGTCGTTCAAACAAATCCTTTCAACTCATTATTTTTTGATTTTTACAGGGGATTCCTTCCGCGTACTTATACGCGCGAAGTTCAAAATCTCGGTTCAGGTGTGATTATCAGCGAAGACGGATATGCCATTACAAATAGCCATGTTGTGCAGAATGCATCGGAGATCAAAGTATTTCTCTCGGATGGAAGAAATTTTGAAGCTGAGCTCATCGGCAGTGATGATGTGAACGATATAGCGGTTATCAAACTCAAAGAAATTGAAGCCGATCTACCTCGTGCATACCTCGGGGATTCAGACGATCTTATCATTGGGGAATGGACGATTGCACTAGGAAATCCCTTCGGATATCTTATCAAGGATTCCGAGCCGACTGTTACTGTTGGCGTTGTTTCCGCACTAAACAGGAATTTCCACAGCAAAGAAGACCGCATCTACAAAAAGATGATACAAACCGATGCTGCGATCAATCCGGGAAACAGCGGGGGACCGCTCGTGAATGTGAATGGAGAGATCATCGGGATCAATACGTTTATATTTTCAAAAAGCGGGGGGAGTCTTGGAATTGGATTTGCTATTCCTTCTAATCGAGTAAAAAATATTGTTCAGGAGATCATCAAATACGGTGGTATTAGATCCATCTGGTTCGGCTTTAAGGTTCAGGATATAACTCCTTCGATCGCAAACAGTCTTGGCTTGAAATCCTCCAACGGTGTGATCATAACATACATCGATGAAAACGGACCTGCGGATAATGCAGGACTCAAACGCGGCGACATCATCACAAGTATCGATTCGCAGGAAATTAAAGATGTGAATGATGCAGAATTTGCAGTATCAGACCTGAGGATTGGCGAAGAGATCAGTATCGAGATCATACGTGATGGAAAGGATATGACAAAGAATCTCACGCCACAGGAATACCAGGATAAGAAAGGCACGTTTTTCAAACTATAA
- the murJ gene encoding murein biosynthesis integral membrane protein MurJ: protein MSTNKENLTQDVGKISSGTFLSRISGLIRDIFLTHFLGTTAAADSFGVAFVIPNMLRGLFGEGSLAAAFIPSYTEIKETRSKEEAVAFAMNLLSILVLILIGLVMLGILLAPIIIRIMAPGFSSEIQELTIKLTRILFPYLFLIGLTSVIIAILNAHKIFFFPSLSPFMLNLGIILPIIVVSFFVQTDIMYRAYLFSFGVLLGGVFQLIVNIRFLKTIGYSYKFKINFKQKELKGVWNRMIPGIISLGIREVNVVVDTLLASLLITGSVAALQYGNRLMQLPLGVFGVAVGAAVLPMFSRQTAHKRADELIGSIQEAFQMIMIIMMPIIALILVLGKDAISLVFLHGAFDHQALIMTYSALAFYSIGLISHSSVKIFASAFFALKNTKIPMIIAGIAVVCNIILNIILMKLLQLRGLALATSIAATLQATILFLALQVKVGRISFKKISITFVKVVVLSLITGIVAYYVNVLLSQYFLPTKVFILIKLIIIFVICILIYFIGLKLFKVTDLRKIKQSIFLSTR, encoded by the coding sequence ATGAGTACGAATAAAGAGAATCTCACACAGGATGTCGGCAAGATATCCAGTGGTACTTTTCTCAGCAGAATTTCCGGACTGATCCGCGATATTTTCCTCACGCATTTTCTTGGCACAACTGCTGCTGCGGACAGCTTTGGTGTGGCATTTGTTATTCCAAATATGCTACGGGGACTCTTTGGCGAGGGATCTCTTGCAGCGGCTTTCATTCCATCATATACAGAGATAAAGGAGACACGATCCAAAGAGGAAGCAGTCGCCTTTGCAATGAACCTCTTGTCTATTCTTGTGTTGATACTCATCGGCTTGGTGATGCTTGGTATCTTGCTAGCGCCGATCATTATACGCATCATGGCACCGGGCTTTAGTTCTGAAATTCAGGAACTTACAATTAAGTTGACGCGCATTTTATTTCCGTATCTTTTCCTGATTGGATTAACCTCAGTTATAATAGCGATTCTGAATGCCCATAAGATATTTTTCTTTCCATCACTTTCTCCATTTATGCTGAATCTCGGTATCATACTCCCGATCATTGTTGTGTCATTTTTTGTTCAGACAGATATCATGTACAGGGCATACCTCTTTTCATTTGGTGTATTGCTTGGAGGAGTTTTTCAGCTTATTGTGAATATCCGGTTTCTTAAGACGATCGGGTATTCTTATAAATTTAAGATAAATTTCAAGCAGAAGGAGCTTAAAGGGGTGTGGAACAGGATGATCCCGGGTATTATCAGTCTGGGTATCCGCGAGGTGAATGTTGTTGTGGATACACTTCTTGCTTCGCTTCTTATTACAGGTAGTGTTGCAGCACTTCAATACGGAAACCGGCTGATGCAGCTACCACTCGGCGTGTTCGGTGTAGCAGTTGGCGCAGCAGTGTTGCCGATGTTTTCCAGGCAGACTGCACATAAGAGAGCTGATGAACTCATCGGTTCGATACAGGAAGCGTTCCAGATGATCATGATCATCATGATGCCCATAATAGCTCTTATATTAGTGCTGGGAAAAGATGCGATCTCTTTGGTATTTCTTCATGGAGCTTTTGATCACCAGGCACTTATCATGACTTACTCAGCACTTGCTTTTTATTCGATCGGTTTGATATCGCACAGCTCGGTGAAGATTTTCGCATCTGCTTTCTTTGCTTTGAAAAATACCAAAATCCCAATGATCATTGCAGGAATTGCTGTTGTTTGTAATATCATTCTTAATATTATTTTGATGAAACTACTTCAGCTTAGAGGCCTTGCACTTGCCACATCCATTGCAGCAACATTGCAGGCAACGATACTTTTCTTGGCACTCCAAGTAAAGGTCGGACGCATATCTTTCAAGAAGATCAGTATCACATTTGTTAAGGTTGTTGTATTGTCTCTCATTACAGGTATCGTGGCTTATTATGTGAATGTGCTTTTATCACAATATTTTCTTCCAACCAAGGTATTCATTCTGATAAAATTAATCATAATTTTTGTTATCTGTATCTTGATATATTTTATAGGACTAAAGCTCTTCAAAGTTACCGACCTTAGGAAAATTAAACAATCAATTTTTCTTTCAACCAGATGA